The DNA sequence TGGCCCGAGCCTGCTCGACCTTGTCGGGATTGGCCGCGATCACCTCGTCGACCGCCTTCTCGATGGCTCCGGTGTCGGTGACCTGCTTCATGCCACGGCTTTCGACCAGCTGGCGCGGATCCCCGCCCTCGTTCCAGACGATCTCGAACAGGTCCTTGGCGATCTTGCCGGAGATGGTGCCTTCCTTGATCAGATCGATGACAGCGCCAAGCTGGTCTGGCGAAACCGGAGCGGATTCAATGTCCTTGCCGGCCTTGTTGAGAGCACCGAGCAGATCGTTGATGACCCAGTTGGCGGCGAGCTTGCCGTCGCGACCGGCCGCCACCTTCTCGAAATAATCGGCGATCGGCTTTTCCGACACCAGAATCGCGGCGTCGTAGGTCGAGAGGCCGAGCGAGGAGATCAGCCGCAGCTTCTTGTCATCGGGCAGTTCCGGCAATTCCTTGGCCAGCCTATCGACATAGGCCTGGTCGAATTCCAGCGGCAGAAGGTCGGGATCGGGGAAGTAGCGATAGTCGTGCGCCTCTTCCTTGGAGCGCATCGAGCGCGTCTCGCCCTTGACGGCGTCGAACAGCCGCGTTTCCTGGTCGATCCTGCCGCCGTCCTCGATGATGGCGATCTGCCGGCGCGCCTCGTAGTCGATGGCCTGGCCGATGAAGCGGATCGAGTTCATGTTCTTGATTTCGCAGCGCGTGCCGAATTCGCCACCTGGCCGGCGTACCGAGACATTGACGTCGGCGCGCAACGAGCCTTCGTCCATGTTGCCGTCGCAGGTGCCGAGATAGCGCATGATGGTCCGCAGCTTGGTCACATAGGCCTTGGCCTCATCGCCGGAGCGCATGTCGGGTTTCGACACGATCTCCATCAGCGCCACGCCGGAGCGGTTGAGGTCGACATAAGACATGGTCGGGTGCTGGTCGTGGATCGACTTGCCGGCATCCTGCTCCAGGTGCAGGCGCTCGATGCCAACCTCGATGTCCTCGAACTCGCCCTGGCGGTCGGGGCCGACCGAGACGATGACCGTGCCCTCGCCGACGATCGGCTGCTTGAACTGCGAGATCTGGTAGCCCTGCGGCAGGTCCGGATAGAAATAATTCTTCCGGTCGAAGACCGACTTGTGGTTGATCTGCGCCTTCAACCCCAGGCCGGTGCGGATCGCCTGCTTGACGCATTCCTCGTTGATGACGGGCAGCATGCCTGGCATTGCCGCATCGACAAGGCTGACATTGGCATTGGGCGCGGCACCGAAAGCGGTCGAAGCGCCGGAGAACAGCTTTGCTTCCGAGATGACCTGTGCGTGCACCTCGAGACCGATGATGATCTCCCAGTCGCCGGTGGCGCCGGATATCAGGCGTTTTGCGTCAGGGGTGCGAGTGTCGATGATGCTCATTGTGGCCTACGGACTGAAGTGCATTAATGCAACTTCGCTAGTGCAAACCGCCAAAAGAGACAAGCGCAAAGCCGTGGGCGCAAAGCCGTGGGCTGGCCTCTTCGACCGCTTTCGCCTGTATCCGTTCGTCTCAATGGAGAGTGGATGTCCACTTACGCTCAGTCCCGGTGAGGCCCTGACCTCGTAGCGAGGCAGGGCAGAAAACCTGAAACCCCGTGCCGCGAAGCTTCGCGGCGGCGGTATTTCTCGTTTTCCGGGAACTCTTCACATGGATATTTCGCGCATTGAACAGCGCATCCTGCACCTGCTCGCGCAGGGTGGACGCATTGAAATCGAAAAGAACGACAAGAAACGGATCGCCTCGGTCAAATGCCTGACCCGCGACGGCTGGCATTACCCCGGCGTCGATCCCGACCTGTTTCGAAAATTGAAACGCAAGAAGGCGGTTTCGTCGTCCGGCGGCGGGCCCTACCGCATCACGAAGCGCGGGCTCGAACTCGTTCGCTCCGAACTCGACAACAGGTAGCCTTGGTGCCGCCGGCCGGCACCCGGCCGGTAGTTGCCGGCCGCTCAGGCGGTAGCGATGTAGGCCCGGATTTCCTCGGCCTCGCGCTCGACGTCCTCGATGCGGCGCTTGACCACGTCGCCGATGGATACGATGCCATCGAGCAGGCCGTCCTTTTCCACCGGGAGATGGCGGAAGCGGCCCCTGGTCATGATCTCCATCACCTCGTTGACGGTGTGGTTTTCGTTGCAGATCTTCACCTTCGGCGTCATCGCCGAGCGCACTGCTATATCGAGGGCGGCACCGCCTTCCCTGGCTACCACGCGCACGATGTCGCGCTCCGAAAGGATGCCGACGATCTTGCGATCGCCATTGGTGATGACCAGCGCGCCGATCCTGTGCTCGGCAAGGATGCGGATGGCTTCGCTCAGTTTTTCGTTCGGCCCGAGCGTCAACACGTCATGGCCTTTTTGCTCGAGAATGGCCTTAACCGTCATGGCGTCCTCCTCTACTTTGCCAACCGGTTCCTGCCTGACCGGCTTTCACATAAGAGTGAACATCGTGCGCCGTGATCGGTTGCATTTCAAGCCCGGTCGGAGGTCTCCCATTCGGGCGCTTGCCATATCCCGTCGAACCAGCGCAGGCCGAAGAAGCCCGCGACAAAGCCGCCGATATGGGCCTCCCAGGCGACCTGGCCATCCACGCCGGGCGCGAAGCCGAGAAGGCCGGTGGCCAGATTGATGATCATCCACATGGCCAGGAAGATGACGACGCCGCGCGAGCGCAGCACGACCCCGACCGGCAGCACCGGGCCGGCGAAAGCAGCCTTGCCGGCCGAGCGGTCGGTGCGGAAGCCAAAGCGCGCCGCAGCCCCCATCATGCCCGATATGGCGCCCGATGCGCCGACCAGCGGCGCTTCTCCGTACGGATGCATCGCCCAGAAGAGCGCCACCGAAGCCAACCCGGTGGCGGCAAAGAACAACGCGAACCGAAGCGCGCCGAGCCGATTGGCCAGCGGCGAGCCGAAGGCGGCAAGCCAGACCATGTTGATGGCGATATGGGCAAAGCCGCCATGCATGAAGGCATAGGTGAAAGGCCGCGTGAAGAGAAACCAGTCGAACCCGTACCGGCCGGTATAGAGGACCGGAATGAAAGCTCCGTCATAGAGCAGCGTCATCTGCTGGGCGTCGTTCAGCGCATATTGCTGCAGCAGGTAGACGACCGCGCAGATGCCGATCACCGCCAGCACGATCGGCGGCAGATTGAACGCCGGCTCACGCACCGGTGGCGGCATGGTCTCGGCCGGTTCGGGCTCGGACGGATTTTGCTGTTCGCTCATCTGCAATCGCACTCGATGCTGGTTCGACGGGGCTGGTTCGACTGGGCTGGTTCGGTCTGGCGAGCATCTAGATCACCGCCGATGGAACCGCAAACGGCGAATCGTCCCGCTCCGAATCAAAGGGGCGAATCAAAAAAGAAGCCGTCCAAGGTTTCCCCTGAACGGCCGGTCGAGCCCCTGCTCCCCTAAAACTCTTGACTGAAGTGCTGCCGATCGTCGCGAAACGACCGCTTCTGGAGTGGTTTTGGTGTGCCACGCGGCGGCCCCGGGCGCAACGTAAACCAGTTGTTAACCTTAACGGCCCCGACCCGTGAACAAGTGTTAACGACGCTGGCACGCTTCCTGCTCCCCAACGCATGTAGGTCATCGGAGGGCGCCCTTCTGTTCACCGATGGGACATCAGACGACAGAATGCGCGGAGCTTTGTAGTATGAACCAAAACGGATCGATCACGCTGTTCCACTATTGGAACCGCCTGCGTGACGGACGCCCCGCTCCGAAGCGATCGGAAGTCGAGCCGGCCGATATCAAGTCGCTGTTGGCCGATACGTTCATCCTCGAAAAGGACACGCGTGGGCAGCCTGTATTTCGCCTGGCCGGCACCAGGCTCTGCGCCTCCTACGGCCGCGAACTCAAGGGATTCTCCTTCCCGTCGCTGTGGCGGGAGAAGGACCAGAGGCTGGTTTCGCGGCTCATTCACGGGGTTTTCGAGCAGAAATCGGTCGTGCTGATCATTTTCGAGGGCTTCAGCCGCAACGGCCGCTCCAACAAGTTCGAATTGCTCGCCTTGCCGCTCGACGGCGGCATCGAAAATCCACGCTGCCTCGGCGTGATCAGCGCCGTGGAGAAGCCGTTCTGGCTGGGCGCGGATCCGATCACCGACGCCTTGATCGATTCCATCCGCGTCATCGACCCGGAGAAGGAACTGCTGAACAGCCGTCCGGCGATCAACGTTCCCTCGCTCGTTCCCGACGAGATCGAGGCGCCCGAAACGATCTCCGCGCTCGGCCGTGCCCGCCGCATCCGCCATCTCGTCGTTTTCGATGGCGGGCGGGACGAATAGTTGACGATCGCATGGTCTTGCAGGCTCGTTTTTCCCCTTTGTTAACCCGATTTGTTGTAGTTCTCTGCTGAAGTTCCTCGCATCCACGCGCGGGAATGCCAAACGGGGTGTAGGCAGTCATGAGGTCAGCGGCGGTCGACTACGCGCCGTCCCAAGCTGAAAGGCGTAACTTTCAGCGCGTCCGGGTCAAAATCTACGGACGTTTCATGCTGGAGGACCGCACCGAGCACCCATGCCAGGTGGTGGACATGTCGCCCGGCAACGTGGCGCTTCGCACCGACCGCATCGGCATGCCCGGCGAGAAAGTCATCGCCTATATCGACCATATCGGCCGCATCGAGGGTGTGCTGACACGCACGCTGCCGGATGGCTTCGCAATGACGGTGATCGCGTCCGACCGCAAGAAGGACAAACTCGCCGCGCAGTTGACATGGCTTGCCAACAAGCACGAACTCGACCTGCCGGAAGACCGCCGCCACGAGCGCGTCTCGCCCCGCAACCCGACCAGCGTGCTGCAGCTCACCGACGGCCGCCAGTATCAGTGCCGGATCATCGATCTGTCGCTGTCGGGCGCCGCGATCGAGATCGACGTGAAACCGGCGATCGGCGTCCAGGTCATGCTCGGCACGATGCGGGGTCAGATCGTCCGGCATTTCGAAGATGGCGTCGCCATCGAATTCGCCGTCATCCAGCGCCCCGAGACGCTCGATTCCGAATTCAACACGCCGCGCGCCTGATCGGCCGCAAAGCATGCCCGTCAAGCCGGCCCTCGCGGCCGGCTTTTTCGATTTCGGGGTGCGGCGATCGATAGGTCTTGGATGGCAGGTCGCCATAGTCGGAAATGGTCCGCGGGAGGCCGAACTTGCCGAAAACCCCAGCGCAGCAATCCAACCAATTCAATACTAAAATGATTCAAATTTTATGTTTATTCTATAGGCGTTTTACTTAAAATCTACTTCGGGCCTTTGCGTCGAATAAATCCAGATGTGGCACTGTCTCCTTCGAACGGGGAGACTGAACAATGAAAAAAACGAGGGGCAAGCTGTTGCTGATGGCAATGGCGATGCAGCTTTTCGCCTGGGGATCAGCATATGCCGCGGGACCGGCCTATATGCATACCGGCGGACGCACGACGCAGCCTGTTGGCCACTATGAATTCTGCCAACGCATCCCCGGCGAATGCAACGAGAAGACCGCCAAGGGGGCGCCTGTCGACCTGAGCCGCAAGCTCTGGGCGACGATCGTCAGCATCAACAATTCGGTCAACACCCGCATCAAGCCGCGCACCGACATGGAAAACTACGGTGCCGAGGAATACTGGGCCTACCCGGACAATGGCTATGGCGATTGCGAGGACTACGCGCTGGAAAAGCGCCGCGAGTTGATGGATGCGGGCGTGCCGGCCGGTGACCTCTTGATGACGGTTGCGCGCCAGCCGAATGGCGACGGCCACGCGGTGCTGACCGTGCGCACCAGCCTCGGCGAGTTCATCCTCGACAATCTTGAGACCAAGGTGCTGTCCTGGACGGATACCG is a window from the Mesorhizobium australicum WSM2073 genome containing:
- the gatB gene encoding Asp-tRNA(Asn)/Glu-tRNA(Gln) amidotransferase subunit GatB codes for the protein MSIIDTRTPDAKRLISGATGDWEIIIGLEVHAQVISEAKLFSGASTAFGAAPNANVSLVDAAMPGMLPVINEECVKQAIRTGLGLKAQINHKSVFDRKNYFYPDLPQGYQISQFKQPIVGEGTVIVSVGPDRQGEFEDIEVGIERLHLEQDAGKSIHDQHPTMSYVDLNRSGVALMEIVSKPDMRSGDEAKAYVTKLRTIMRYLGTCDGNMDEGSLRADVNVSVRRPGGEFGTRCEIKNMNSIRFIGQAIDYEARRQIAIIEDGGRIDQETRLFDAVKGETRSMRSKEEAHDYRYFPDPDLLPLEFDQAYVDRLAKELPELPDDKKLRLISSLGLSTYDAAILVSEKPIADYFEKVAAGRDGKLAANWVINDLLGALNKAGKDIESAPVSPDQLGAVIDLIKEGTISGKIAKDLFEIVWNEGGDPRQLVESRGMKQVTDTGAIEKAVDEVIAANPDKVEQARAKPSMAGWFVGQVMKATGGKANPQAVNDLVKAKLGIE
- a CDS encoding YjhX family toxin, translated to MDISRIEQRILHLLAQGGRIEIEKNDKKRIASVKCLTRDGWHYPGVDPDLFRKLKRKKAVSSSGGGPYRITKRGLELVRSELDNR
- a CDS encoding CBS domain-containing protein; amino-acid sequence: MTVKAILEQKGHDVLTLGPNEKLSEAIRILAEHRIGALVITNGDRKIVGILSERDIVRVVAREGGAALDIAVRSAMTPKVKICNENHTVNEVMEIMTRGRFRHLPVEKDGLLDGIVSIGDVVKRRIEDVEREAEEIRAYIATA
- a CDS encoding rhomboid family intramembrane serine protease, with the protein product MSEQQNPSEPEPAETMPPPVREPAFNLPPIVLAVIGICAVVYLLQQYALNDAQQMTLLYDGAFIPVLYTGRYGFDWFLFTRPFTYAFMHGGFAHIAINMVWLAAFGSPLANRLGALRFALFFAATGLASVALFWAMHPYGEAPLVGASGAISGMMGAAARFGFRTDRSAGKAAFAGPVLPVGVVLRSRGVVIFLAMWMIINLATGLLGFAPGVDGQVAWEAHIGGFVAGFFGLRWFDGIWQAPEWETSDRA
- a CDS encoding PAS domain-containing protein; the protein is MNQNGSITLFHYWNRLRDGRPAPKRSEVEPADIKSLLADTFILEKDTRGQPVFRLAGTRLCASYGRELKGFSFPSLWREKDQRLVSRLIHGVFEQKSVVLIIFEGFSRNGRSNKFELLALPLDGGIENPRCLGVISAVEKPFWLGADPITDALIDSIRVIDPEKELLNSRPAINVPSLVPDEIEAPETISALGRARRIRHLVVFDGGRDE
- a CDS encoding PilZ domain-containing protein; protein product: MRSAAVDYAPSQAERRNFQRVRVKIYGRFMLEDRTEHPCQVVDMSPGNVALRTDRIGMPGEKVIAYIDHIGRIEGVLTRTLPDGFAMTVIASDRKKDKLAAQLTWLANKHELDLPEDRRHERVSPRNPTSVLQLTDGRQYQCRIIDLSLSGAAIEIDVKPAIGVQVMLGTMRGQIVRHFEDGVAIEFAVIQRPETLDSEFNTPRA
- a CDS encoding transglutaminase-like cysteine peptidase codes for the protein MKKTRGKLLLMAMAMQLFAWGSAYAAGPAYMHTGGRTTQPVGHYEFCQRIPGECNEKTAKGAPVDLSRKLWATIVSINNSVNTRIKPRTDMENYGAEEYWAYPDNGYGDCEDYALEKRRELMDAGVPAGDLLMTVARQPNGDGHAVLTVRTSLGEFILDNLETKVLSWTDTDYTYLKRQSTENSGVWVTINDGRSDAVASVR